A genomic region of Vitis vinifera cultivar Pinot Noir 40024 chromosome 7, ASM3070453v1 contains the following coding sequences:
- the LOC100244540 gene encoding transcription termination factor MTERF9, chloroplastic-like — protein MGSIFLRGKLVLLPSWRRIGGASMTQLHFLGNITPFVIRCFSSSKQHSFTVSYLINSCGLSTESAISTSKKVQFENPKNPDSVLTLLKNHGCNDTHISKIVAKLPLLLLANPEKTLLPKLQFLGSVGLSHVNLAKILASNPSILHRSLENNLIPTYNLLKGVVIGDENAAKAVVRHCWIPSEDLEKTIAPNVRLLREIGVPMAHISFLATFFSILAQKSDKFSKDVNKVMGMGFDPQKMVFVNALHVICQMSESNWYQKIKTYRRCGLSEDEIMLAFRNHPICFQLSEKKIISTMDYLVNMGSPPAAIARAPVALFFNLERRIVPRCSVVKLLLLKGLVKKYLCLGTFLNPTERAFLDRFIIKYQEDVPQLLDVYNGKVGIQELGLEMYEAVAAFGLGHCK, from the coding sequence ATGGGTAGTATTTTCCTCCGTGGAAAACTAGTGTTACTCCCAAGCTGGAGGCGCATTGGGGGAGCGTCAATGACCCAACTGCACTTTCTTGGGAATATTACTCCATTTGTCATCAGATGTTTCTCATCGTCCAAACAGCATTCTTTTACAGTTTCTTACCTCATAAACTCATGTGGGTTGTCCACAGAAAGTGCCATTTCTACTTCCAAGAAGGTACAATttgaaaaccctaaaaatccaGACTCTGTTCTTACCCTTCTCAAGAACCATGGATGCAACGATACCCATATCTCCAAAATTGTAGCCAAGCTTCCTCTACTGCTCTTAGCCAATCCTGAGAAGACCCTTTTGCCTAAACTCCAGTTTCTAGGTTCGGTAGGCCTCTCCCATGTGAATCTCGCAAAGATTTTGGCTTCAAACCCAAGTATATTGCACAGGAGCTTGGAAAATAATCTAATTCCGACTTACAATCTCCTCAAGGGTGTGGTAATCGGCGATGAAAATGCAGCAAAGGCTGTCGTGAGGCATTGCTGGATTCCTAGtgaagatttggagaagaccattgCTCCTAATGTCAGGCTTCTGAGAGAAATTGGAGTTCCTATGGCGCATATCTCATTCTTAGCAACCTTTTTCTCTATACTGGCCCAAAAGAGTGATAAGTTCAGCAAAGATGTCAACAAAGTTATGGGAATGGGATTTGATCCTCAGAAAATGGTCTTCGTGAATGCACTCCATGTGATTTGCCAAATGTCTGAATCAAATTGGTATCAGAAGATTAAGACCTATAGGAGGTGCGGTCTGTCCGAGGATGAAATTATGTTGGCCTTCAGAAATCATCCTATATGTTTCCAATTGTCTGAGAAGAAAATCATAAGCACCATGGATTATCTTGTGAACATGGGTTCGCCGCCTGCAGCCATTGCCAGGGCCCCAGTAGCTCTCTTTTTCAATTTGGAGAGGAGGATTGTTCCCAGGTGTTCAGTGGTGAAACTTCTGTTATTGAAGGGGTTGGTAAAGAAATATTTGTGTTTGGGCACTTTTCTTAACCCCACTGAGAGGGCTTTCCTGGATAGGTTCATCATCAAATATCAGGAGGATGTTCCTCAGCTGTTAGATGTATATAATGGAAAAGTGGGCATTCAGGAACTTGGACTTGAAATGTATGAAGCAGTAGCAGCATTTGGACTTGGCCATTGCAAGTAA